One window from the genome of Paenibacillus azoreducens encodes:
- a CDS encoding sugar ABC transporter permease, which translates to MSGRKARKGIRLGLSYLVLIILSIGAIYPALWVVLGSFRPGKSLYSKTLIPESFTLEHYRELFNSQSYMFGQWYLNTLKIATLSMIIGVFLTLLTSYAVSRFRFRGRKTALSTVLILGMFPGFMSMIAIYLLLKEWHLLDTHLALVIVYAAGAPLGGTFIAKGFLDTIPRTLDEAAKIDGASNWMIFTRIILPLSKPMLTYMALTQFVGPWVDYIFARLVLRTKENWTLAVGLYDMVASNQNTNFTAFSAGAVLIAVPITILFVFLQRLLVDGLTSGASKG; encoded by the coding sequence ATGAGCGGACGCAAAGCAAGAAAAGGAATCCGGCTGGGTCTGAGCTACCTGGTTCTGATCATCCTGTCGATCGGCGCGATTTATCCCGCGCTTTGGGTTGTCCTCGGATCATTCCGGCCGGGCAAATCACTGTACAGTAAAACTTTGATTCCGGAGAGTTTCACGCTTGAGCATTACCGCGAGCTGTTTAACTCCCAAAGCTACATGTTTGGCCAGTGGTATCTTAATACACTAAAAATTGCAACGTTATCTATGATTATCGGCGTGTTTTTAACGCTGCTGACCAGTTATGCGGTATCCCGTTTCCGTTTCCGCGGACGCAAGACGGCATTGTCGACGGTGCTCATTTTGGGGATGTTCCCGGGTTTTATGAGCATGATCGCCATTTACCTCTTGTTAAAAGAATGGCATTTGCTTGACACGCATCTCGCGCTTGTCATTGTGTATGCTGCGGGCGCCCCTCTCGGGGGGACTTTTATCGCCAAAGGTTTTCTTGATACGATTCCGCGGACATTGGATGAAGCGGCCAAAATCGACGGTGCCAGCAACTGGATGATTTTTACGCGCATTATTTTGCCGCTGTCGAAGCCGATGCTGACTTATATGGCCTTGACGCAGTTTGTCGGCCCATGGGTGGATTACATTTTTGCAAGGCTGGTGCTGCGGACGAAGGAAAACTGGACGCTTGCGGTCGGCTTGTACGATATGGTAGCTTCCAATCAAAATACCAACTTTACGGCATTTTCCGCCGGCGCGGTATTGATCGCGGTGCCGATTACCATCCTGTTTGTTTTCCTGCAGCGGCTGCTTGTGGACGGACTGACATCAGGCGCCAGCAAAGGCTGA
- a CDS encoding GNAT family N-acetyltransferase, with the protein MEVVYETERLSLRAFQDEDVEAVKQFWGDEEVMRYCLGATAHEKLPLSLKAYRECHEAKGLSVYAVVEKETGTVIGAGGFNISGEIREVELIYHFAKSSWGKGYATETARACVELAKSHGGVERIDASVDPSNADSSKILEKIGFTYAGMEWFEDSQQEEAVYEIMLK; encoded by the coding sequence ATGGAGGTTGTATATGAAACCGAGCGCCTTTCCCTGCGCGCCTTTCAGGATGAAGATGTTGAGGCTGTTAAGCAGTTTTGGGGCGATGAGGAAGTGATGCGGTATTGTCTTGGTGCCACTGCCCATGAGAAGCTGCCCTTGAGCCTTAAGGCTTACCGCGAATGTCATGAGGCAAAAGGGCTGTCCGTCTATGCGGTTGTGGAAAAAGAAACAGGAACAGTGATTGGCGCTGGAGGTTTTAACATATCTGGTGAAATACGCGAGGTTGAACTCATTTATCATTTTGCCAAATCCAGTTGGGGAAAAGGATATGCGACGGAGACGGCCAGGGCTTGTGTGGAGCTTGCCAAGAGCCATGGGGGCGTAGAGCGGATCGATGCTTCCGTCGACCCTAGCAATGCGGACTCCAGCAAGATCCTTGAAAAAATCGGCTTTACATACGCCGGTATGGAGTGGTTCGAAGATTCGCAGCAGGAAGAAGCCGTTTACGAAATCATGCTGAAATGA
- a CDS encoding response regulator transcription factor produces MKIRVLIADDNSFIREGMKIILNTFGEFDVLATVEDGREAVDYCLVHEVDVALLDVRMPNMNGVEATRLISEQTATKPLILTTFDDDEYILDAIRFGAKGYLLKNNDPERIRDAIKSVHNGQSVLQDVVLDKLKSQMLGGREPAQDMSAPAAAAGKGAAGSVAEQNESTPTACPFDRSLFTERELDVMSLIAQGLSNKEISKELFISEGTTANYITAILNKTGLSHRTQIAIYYLTGKTR; encoded by the coding sequence ATGAAAATCCGCGTACTGATCGCTGATGACAATTCTTTTATCCGGGAAGGGATGAAAATCATTCTAAACACGTTCGGGGAATTCGACGTGCTGGCTACGGTGGAAGATGGCCGGGAAGCCGTAGACTACTGCCTGGTCCATGAGGTGGACGTTGCCTTGCTGGATGTACGGATGCCGAATATGAACGGGGTCGAGGCCACCAGGCTGATTAGCGAGCAGACGGCGACCAAACCGCTCATTTTGACGACGTTCGACGATGATGAATATATTCTGGATGCCATCCGGTTCGGGGCGAAGGGATATCTGCTCAAAAACAATGATCCGGAGCGGATCCGCGACGCCATCAAAAGCGTGCATAACGGGCAAAGCGTCCTGCAGGATGTTGTGCTGGATAAGCTGAAATCACAGATGCTCGGGGGGCGGGAGCCGGCTCAGGATATGTCCGCCCCGGCAGCTGCTGCCGGCAAAGGGGCGGCAGGGAGCGTTGCGGAACAAAATGAAAGCACTCCAACCGCATGTCCTTTCGACCGCAGTTTGTTTACGGAACGGGAGCTGGATGTCATGTCGCTGATTGCGCAGGGGCTATCGAACAAGGAGATATCCAAGGAATTATTTATCTCCGAAGGGACGACGGCCAATTATATCACGGCCATTTTAAATAAAACCGGGCTTTCGCACCGGACGCAAATTGCGATTTATTATCTGACGGGCAAAACCCGTTAG
- a CDS encoding sensor histidine kinase gives MEVWTIGNKTIMLLFVVTSAYFAAAASNQRLVLLFLIYVALNLGLHIAKKNVTKQAVILVIMMYLIGCAVYHPYFVLLLPFSMNELASFYPRKNGYLLIAVFLPLLFLHGDIMILYAFAAALSFFGYVMVRHYMGRVVKQEDELERMRKDLQKMAKRLNENREFARASEYMVKLEERNRLAQEIHDGIGHAMTGALIQMEAAKRLLGSDTAAAETLLQNAIGISKEAIEEIRITLKHHKPPVEQLGLSRLKTVVEAFAGQTGLMTSVVHEGNIERITPLHWKIIYENVTEALTNCAKYSGASAVHVEIRVLNRFIKAVVSDNGKGASKIVKGLGLIGMEERTASVNGTVVADGTRGFIITTLIPYGG, from the coding sequence ATGGAAGTTTGGACTATTGGCAATAAAACGATCATGCTGCTGTTTGTCGTCACTTCCGCCTATTTTGCGGCGGCGGCGTCAAACCAGCGGCTGGTGTTGTTGTTTTTGATTTATGTGGCGCTGAATTTAGGTTTGCATATCGCAAAAAAGAATGTTACCAAGCAAGCCGTCATTTTGGTCATTATGATGTATTTGATCGGCTGCGCCGTTTACCATCCGTATTTTGTGCTGCTGCTTCCGTTTAGCATGAATGAGTTGGCATCCTTTTATCCTCGCAAAAACGGTTACCTGCTGATCGCCGTATTTCTTCCGCTGCTGTTTTTGCACGGAGATATCATGATTTTGTATGCCTTTGCAGCCGCTTTAAGCTTCTTCGGTTATGTAATGGTCCGCCATTATATGGGGAGGGTCGTCAAACAGGAGGATGAGCTGGAACGGATGCGCAAGGATTTGCAGAAAATGGCGAAAAGGCTCAATGAGAATCGGGAATTCGCCAGAGCTTCGGAATATATGGTCAAGCTGGAGGAACGCAACAGGCTGGCCCAGGAAATTCATGATGGCATCGGGCATGCGATGACCGGAGCCCTGATTCAGATGGAAGCAGCCAAACGACTTCTTGGCAGCGACACGGCAGCGGCGGAGACGCTGCTGCAAAACGCGATTGGCATCTCCAAGGAGGCGATCGAAGAGATCCGGATTACGCTGAAACACCACAAGCCACCGGTGGAGCAATTAGGGCTCAGCCGCTTGAAGACCGTGGTTGAAGCTTTTGCGGGTCAAACCGGATTGATGACATCGGTTGTCCATGAAGGGAACATCGAGCGGATCACTCCGCTTCATTGGAAAATTATTTATGAAAATGTCACGGAGGCTTTGACCAACTGCGCCAAATATTCCGGCGCTTCGGCCGTTCATGTGGAAATCCGGGTATTGAACCGCTTTATTAAAGCCGTCGTATCCGATAATGGCAAAGGTGCGTCCAAGATCGTCAAAGGCCTCGGCTTGATCGGGATGGAGGAGCGGACCGCATCGGTCAATGGAACCGTCGTTGCCGACGGTACCCGAGGCTTTATTATCACGACCCTGATTCCGTACGGCGGCTAA
- a CDS encoding ABC transporter ATP-binding protein, which translates to MNVLEIRGLTKKFGDFIAVDNMSLTIREGEIFGFLGSNGAGKSTTINMISSLLRPTSGEIRILEKDIMKHSRFAKMNLGVVPQDLAIYGDMTAYENVSFFAGLYGLRGGELKERTEEALMFVGLSDKAKSFPKNFSGGMKRRLNIACAIAHKPKLIIMDEPTVGIDPQSRNYILSSVRKLNESGCTIIYTSHYMEEVEEICSRIAIVDHGKIIAEGTKEQLKSTVTDVKNIRIELKSAQGGESEGLKAIPGVRNALQDEQVIRIQSDTAVDNLNRILKQLMDNGKEIRAVEEQEPNLETVFLTLTGRNLRD; encoded by the coding sequence ATGAACGTATTGGAAATCCGCGGACTTACGAAGAAATTCGGCGATTTTATCGCTGTTGATAACATGTCGCTGACCATCCGGGAGGGTGAAATTTTTGGTTTTCTCGGATCCAACGGAGCCGGCAAGAGCACAACAATCAACATGATTTCGTCGCTGCTGCGTCCGACGAGCGGAGAAATCCGAATTCTGGAGAAGGACATCATGAAACATAGCCGCTTTGCCAAAATGAACCTCGGCGTTGTTCCCCAGGATTTAGCGATTTATGGGGATATGACCGCATACGAGAACGTGAGCTTTTTTGCGGGGCTGTATGGCTTGCGGGGGGGCGAGCTGAAGGAGCGGACAGAGGAAGCGCTGATGTTTGTCGGCCTTAGCGATAAGGCCAAAAGCTTCCCGAAAAACTTCTCCGGCGGGATGAAGCGCCGCCTTAACATCGCCTGCGCCATTGCGCATAAACCGAAGCTGATTATTATGGATGAACCGACGGTAGGGATTGACCCCCAATCGCGCAACTATATTTTAAGCTCGGTGCGCAAGCTGAACGAATCCGGCTGCACCATTATTTACACGAGCCATTACATGGAGGAAGTCGAGGAGATTTGCTCACGCATCGCTATCGTGGATCACGGGAAAATCATCGCCGAGGGAACCAAGGAGCAGTTGAAGTCGACCGTTACCGACGTCAAGAATATTCGCATTGAATTGAAATCGGCCCAAGGCGGGGAAAGCGAAGGATTAAAGGCCATTCCGGGGGTGCGCAATGCGCTTCAGGATGAACAGGTCATTCGGATTCAGAGCGATACGGCAGTGGATAACCTGAACCGGATATTGAAGCAGCTGATGGATAATGGCAAAGAGATCCGCGCGGTTGAAGAACAGGAACCTAATCTGGAAACGGTATTCCTGACGTTAACCGGACGTAATTTACGGGATTAA
- a CDS encoding ABC transporter permease: MNILSIALKEMKQDLRDRRTLVFMLGFPIILMLILGLALTNAFSSDMKIGDLKVLLKDSTGGGELSQAFNAFAKEVGKTGVTFEPLQPGMDGRKEVENNRYVDYVELTPQGISLYGSSRDPIQSNIVQGMLASFTDKYNAAVAVARIEPAQTEAVLASGGQDYIREMSIAPDRTPNSVDYYALAMTAMVAMWAAMSAGGLIQSEVALGTANRLIIAPISKGEIFTGKILGGMMTNLLCVAAMVLFSKYVFKAYWGNHMGIVAIVLLTLVIFAMSFGLACSYMVKGRAGRNLISLIVQLMSFFGGAYFPIGNDSGSGLLSFLVNLSPIRWANHSLTKVIYSNDVSAAWPVVWINVGFAVLFLGTSIIVMRRREGL; this comes from the coding sequence GTGAATATTTTATCGATTGCATTAAAAGAAATGAAGCAGGATCTCCGTGATCGGCGTACGCTGGTGTTCATGCTGGGCTTTCCGATCATTCTCATGCTAATCCTGGGTCTGGCGCTGACCAATGCATTCAGCTCCGATATGAAAATCGGAGATCTCAAGGTTTTGCTGAAGGACTCAACCGGCGGTGGGGAGCTGTCTCAAGCGTTTAACGCTTTTGCGAAGGAAGTAGGCAAAACGGGAGTGACATTTGAGCCGCTTCAGCCCGGGATGGATGGACGGAAGGAAGTTGAAAATAACCGGTACGTGGATTATGTCGAGTTGACTCCGCAAGGAATCTCCCTTTACGGCAGTAGCCGCGATCCGATTCAAAGCAATATCGTGCAGGGGATGCTGGCTTCTTTTACGGATAAATATAATGCGGCCGTGGCGGTGGCCAGGATCGAACCGGCCCAAACCGAGGCGGTGCTGGCAAGCGGCGGGCAGGACTACATCAGGGAAATGTCCATTGCGCCGGACCGAACGCCAAACTCCGTCGACTATTATGCGCTAGCCATGACTGCGATGGTCGCCATGTGGGCGGCCATGTCGGCAGGCGGGCTGATCCAGAGCGAGGTTGCGCTCGGTACCGCAAATCGGCTTATCATCGCCCCGATAAGTAAAGGCGAGATTTTTACGGGCAAGATTTTGGGCGGAATGATGACGAATTTATTGTGCGTGGCGGCGATGGTCCTGTTCAGCAAATATGTGTTTAAAGCTTATTGGGGCAACCATATGGGGATTGTCGCCATCGTTCTGCTGACATTAGTCATCTTTGCGATGAGCTTTGGTCTTGCGTGCAGCTATATGGTGAAAGGCAGGGCGGGCCGCAATCTCATTAGTTTGATCGTTCAGCTCATGTCCTTTTTCGGCGGAGCCTACTTCCCGATCGGCAACGATTCCGGGAGCGGTCTGCTGAGTTTTCTCGTCAATTTGTCACCCATCCGCTGGGCCAATCATAGCCTTACGAAAGTGATATATAGCAATGACGTATCGGCAGCCTGGCCGGTTGTTTGGATAAACGTCGGCTTCGCCGTATTATTTCTAGGTACATCAATTATCGTGATGAGACGCAGGGAGGGATTGTAA
- a CDS encoding ABC transporter permease, translating to MWSEIWFLAAKTLITTFRKRSALLIYFGLPIVGILASIILYGQQGQKELRVGVVNEDQGQQIAADTIGFVQRLDHVQIVNVTSSELKEKLAASILDSGLIIDSGYSESVLSGNPDHIAIESVKGVEVTAYMKSMLRGYIDNVAAMAKIAGGDQAKFRQLYDAYQSPDFKLTSQSVNDASTTKEMSYSSIGFLVMFMMNSAVGLSELILKNRENRTYYRILSSPISARTYVLANIMVNLIVMFAQIIVALFFMRVVFQMDPGIPMGEMLFILTLFALVSVSVSLVIVAFSKNTAMAGALQNLIIVPTCLLAGCFFPRSIMPEMLRRVSDFMPQSWALQSIGKLQSGEALGNIWFHLTILFAFAVVFFLIATYKFGRNNDTRNFV from the coding sequence ATGTGGAGCGAGATCTGGTTTCTGGCTGCCAAAACGTTGATCACGACATTTCGCAAGCGCAGCGCGCTGCTGATATATTTCGGTCTGCCGATTGTCGGCATTTTGGCTTCCATCATTCTGTATGGCCAGCAAGGGCAGAAGGAGTTACGGGTTGGCGTGGTTAATGAGGATCAGGGTCAACAGATCGCGGCGGATACGATCGGTTTTGTGCAGCGTCTCGACCATGTGCAAATCGTAAACGTCACGTCAAGCGAGCTGAAGGAAAAGCTGGCTGCGAGCATACTGGACAGCGGTCTTATCATTGATTCCGGGTATTCGGAAAGCGTGCTGAGCGGAAATCCGGACCATATCGCCATCGAATCGGTAAAGGGGGTTGAAGTAACGGCATACATGAAATCGATGCTGCGCGGATATATCGATAATGTCGCGGCAATGGCAAAAATCGCCGGGGGCGATCAAGCGAAATTCCGGCAGTTGTATGATGCTTACCAATCTCCCGATTTTAAGCTGACGTCGCAGTCTGTTAATGATGCATCTACAACCAAAGAAATGTCGTACTCATCCATCGGGTTTCTAGTGATGTTTATGATGAACTCCGCCGTTGGATTATCGGAGCTGATTTTGAAAAACCGGGAGAACCGAACCTATTACCGTATTCTTTCTTCGCCGATTAGTGCAAGGACCTACGTGCTGGCGAATATTATGGTGAATTTGATCGTCATGTTCGCACAAATTATCGTCGCGTTGTTTTTCATGCGGGTCGTGTTTCAGATGGATCCGGGAATCCCGATGGGGGAAATGCTTTTCATTCTAACGCTTTTTGCGCTTGTATCGGTCAGCGTGTCGCTTGTAATCGTAGCTTTCTCCAAAAATACGGCAATGGCCGGAGCGCTTCAAAATTTGATTATTGTTCCTACATGTCTGTTAGCTGGCTGCTTTTTCCCGAGAAGCATTATGCCTGAAATGCTGCGCCGCGTTTCCGATTTTATGCCGCAGAGTTGGGCGCTGCAGTCGATCGGCAAATTACAGTCTGGAGAAGCGCTGGGCAATATCTGGTTTCATCTGACGATTTTATTCGCCTTTGCGGTTGTGTTCTTCCTGATTGCAACCTACAAATTCGGACGGAACAACGATACGAGAAATTTTGTGTAG
- a CDS encoding alpha-glycosidase produces the protein MLLEAVYHRPKLNWCYAYDGRTIHLRIRTKRDDVTAVSAMTGDKYMWDQSLTYVPMYKLASDEMFDYWECEVVPPYRRLKYGFLLESGKEKYWMTEYDFMKQQPENPDRLFEYPFINPADVFETPAWVKDAVFYQIFPERFANGDPSIDPEGVLPWGGKPERDNFFGGDLQGVIDHIDHLTKLGVNAIYFTPIFAATTNHKYDTEDYMRVDPQFGDIETLKKLVKICHDRGIRVVLDAVFNHSGRTFAPFVDLQKNKEKSRYKDWFYIRKYPITVEDGIPSYDTFAFEPLMPKLNTANPEVKEYLLKAAAYWIQEADIDGWRLDVANEVDHEFWREFRRVVKGIKPDAYILGEIWHESSPWLMGDQFDAVMNYPFTNAVLDFFVDGVGDASHFANAIGKQFSRYPRQANEVTFNLLDSHDTARLLTRCDENKDKMKLAAQFQFTYTGTPCIYYGDEIGMTGSNDPDCRKCMEWDEDKQDQELFSFYQELIALRLKYSALRTGNLKFLSAEAGSNRLVYTREDEESKIIIFMNNDSKPRTLEVDVEESRWEDIRTGETVSAANGALNLKLPAYGCRMLKAK, from the coding sequence ATGCTGCTGGAAGCTGTATACCACCGCCCAAAACTAAACTGGTGTTACGCCTATGACGGACGTACCATCCACCTGAGAATCCGTACCAAACGAGATGATGTGACTGCCGTCTCCGCCATGACCGGAGATAAATATATGTGGGATCAGTCCCTGACTTATGTGCCGATGTACAAGCTAGCGTCCGATGAGATGTTCGATTATTGGGAATGCGAAGTCGTTCCGCCCTATCGCCGGCTGAAATACGGTTTTTTGCTTGAGAGCGGCAAAGAAAAATATTGGATGACCGAATATGATTTCATGAAACAGCAACCGGAAAATCCGGACCGTTTATTCGAATATCCGTTCATCAATCCTGCCGATGTATTTGAAACCCCGGCTTGGGTAAAAGATGCGGTATTTTATCAAATATTCCCTGAACGTTTTGCCAATGGCGACCCGTCCATCGATCCCGAAGGCGTTCTGCCTTGGGGAGGCAAACCCGAGCGGGACAACTTTTTCGGCGGAGACCTTCAGGGCGTCATCGACCATATCGATCATTTGACGAAGCTTGGCGTCAACGCCATTTACTTTACGCCGATTTTTGCGGCAACGACCAACCATAAATACGACACCGAAGACTACATGCGGGTCGATCCGCAATTCGGGGATATCGAAACCTTAAAGAAACTGGTCAAAATCTGCCATGACCGCGGCATCCGCGTCGTCCTCGACGCCGTATTCAATCATTCGGGAAGAACGTTCGCCCCATTTGTGGATTTGCAAAAGAATAAAGAAAAGTCCCGGTACAAAGATTGGTTCTATATCCGCAAGTATCCGATTACCGTTGAGGACGGCATACCATCCTACGATACTTTTGCCTTTGAACCGCTGATGCCAAAACTCAACACCGCCAATCCGGAAGTAAAGGAATATTTGCTGAAAGCCGCCGCCTATTGGATTCAGGAAGCGGACATTGACGGTTGGCGCCTTGATGTCGCAAACGAAGTCGACCACGAATTCTGGCGCGAGTTCCGCCGCGTCGTCAAAGGCATCAAGCCTGACGCCTACATCCTCGGCGAAATCTGGCATGAGTCTTCTCCATGGCTTATGGGCGACCAGTTCGATGCGGTGATGAACTATCCGTTCACCAATGCCGTGCTGGACTTTTTCGTGGATGGCGTGGGCGACGCGAGCCATTTTGCCAATGCGATCGGCAAGCAGTTCTCGCGTTATCCGCGTCAAGCCAATGAGGTCACCTTTAACCTGCTCGACAGCCATGATACCGCCAGACTGCTGACCCGCTGCGACGAAAACAAGGATAAAATGAAGCTGGCAGCCCAGTTCCAGTTCACTTACACGGGAACCCCTTGCATCTATTACGGGGATGAAATCGGCATGACCGGCAGCAATGATCCGGATTGCCGCAAATGCATGGAATGGGATGAAGACAAACAGGATCAGGAGTTGTTCTCTTTCTATCAGGAACTGATCGCCCTGCGCCTTAAATACAGCGCCCTCCGGACCGGAAACCTGAAGTTCCTGTCAGCGGAAGCCGGAAGCAACCGTCTTGTTTATACGCGTGAGGATGAAGAGAGCAAAATCATTATTTTCATGAACAATGATTCCAAGCCCCGCACCCTTGAAGTGGACGTGGAAGAAAGCCGCTGGGAAGATATTCGCACAGGTGAAACTGTCTCCGCCGCGAACGGGGCGCTGAACCTTAAACTGCCGGCTTACGGATGCAGAATGCTTAAAGCTAAGTAA
- a CDS encoding response regulator transcription factor, with protein sequence MSIQLLYIEDDAEIGAWVNEDLTGRGYEIIWLQNGEQAVDRASGCRLVILDVMLPGLDGFTVGQRLKKAYPDLPILMLSARTSIDDKLEGLQFADDYLTKPFHPDELAARIEVLLRRSGSYSSEPLVLKHLLVYERENRIVNHDTGEEITLTGKQFQIFTYLLRHLGQILTKEQIYEGVWGDPYLDGDKTLMVHIRYLREKLERDPASPEIIETVRGVGYRVKA encoded by the coding sequence TTGAGTATTCAATTGTTATATATCGAAGATGACGCCGAAATCGGCGCATGGGTGAATGAGGATTTGACAGGACGCGGTTACGAGATTATCTGGCTGCAAAACGGGGAACAGGCCGTGGACAGGGCGTCAGGCTGCCGTTTGGTTATACTTGACGTGATGCTGCCGGGACTTGACGGCTTTACGGTGGGACAACGGCTTAAGAAGGCTTATCCGGATTTGCCCATTCTGATGCTGTCCGCACGGACATCCATTGATGACAAGCTTGAGGGGCTGCAGTTTGCCGATGATTATTTGACCAAGCCGTTTCATCCGGATGAGCTTGCCGCCCGGATCGAAGTGCTGCTGCGCCGTTCCGGTTCTTATTCGTCCGAACCGCTTGTGCTTAAACATCTGCTCGTGTACGAGCGGGAAAACCGGATCGTAAATCATGACACAGGCGAGGAAATTACGCTGACAGGCAAACAGTTTCAAATTTTCACCTATTTACTCCGCCACCTCGGCCAGATCTTGACCAAAGAGCAAATTTATGAGGGCGTATGGGGCGATCCTTACCTGGATGGAGACAAAACGCTGATGGTCCATATCCGCTATCTTCGGGAGAAGTTGGAACGTGATCCGGCGAGTCCGGAGATTATTGAGACTGTACGCGGCGTCGGTTACCGGGTGAAGGCATGA
- a CDS encoding sensor histidine kinase, with translation MKKNLPQSRFRGSLLSRYLLIILSAMLFIPVVFPASMIAYQLIQKTVLTSTFPQVDEKDSRYRTYYLEKMWHEEAKQLKGSTPERIDQKLSELSKMYPRVDMFWVDADSRVRQPATSRLKLPQTWGAADAVSYLKRYRAATQQFSVIAFIGDNEKLNQGFMVMQVSRAVLDENDNDISTRDSVIFFGIMLLIFILFIAASWMFFVKMRRRLLRLQSAMTVEDGSRLPEPIVVKKTDEIGQLEEAFNGMVHQLSSSLKREREEEELRKRLVANLSHDLRTPLTVVRSHVYSLQKEQLSDKGKELLKLTETKLDDLAGLIDNLLSYNLLTSGKYTLHPERSDVLRIVRESAAAWYPLWEKEGFEVDIELPEEAVFWMLDTKWFRRILDNIFQNAVRHAHSGQYIGIHTQVDENGRTALVISDKGQGIKAASSAKGAGIGLAIVGFLAREMGLGIEMNSSADGTNIFIYPAIVGESGLKLNG, from the coding sequence ATGAAAAAAAATCTGCCCCAATCACGCTTTCGGGGCTCTCTGCTCTCAAGATATCTCTTGATCATCCTGAGTGCGATGCTGTTCATCCCGGTGGTATTTCCCGCTTCGATGATCGCTTACCAATTGATTCAAAAGACGGTGCTCACCAGTACGTTTCCGCAGGTTGATGAAAAAGACAGCCGTTACCGGACCTATTACCTCGAAAAGATGTGGCATGAAGAGGCCAAACAGCTGAAGGGAAGCACGCCGGAACGGATCGACCAGAAACTCAGTGAATTAAGCAAGATGTACCCGAGGGTGGACATGTTTTGGGTAGATGCGGATTCCCGCGTAAGACAGCCCGCGACGAGCCGATTGAAGTTACCGCAAACATGGGGCGCGGCGGATGCGGTGTCCTATTTGAAGCGTTACAGAGCAGCCACGCAGCAATTTTCAGTCATTGCCTTCATCGGCGACAACGAAAAGCTGAACCAGGGGTTCATGGTCATGCAGGTGTCGAGAGCGGTTTTGGACGAAAATGACAATGACATCTCGACCCGCGACTCGGTGATTTTTTTCGGCATCATGCTGCTCATTTTCATATTGTTTATCGCGGCCTCATGGATGTTTTTCGTTAAAATGCGCCGGCGGCTGCTTCGCTTGCAATCCGCGATGACGGTGGAGGACGGCAGCAGGCTGCCAGAACCGATTGTGGTCAAAAAGACCGACGAAATCGGTCAGCTTGAAGAAGCATTCAACGGTATGGTTCACCAGCTGAGCAGCAGCCTGAAGCGCGAGCGGGAGGAGGAGGAACTGCGCAAACGCCTCGTGGCCAATCTGTCGCATGATTTGAGAACTCCGCTGACAGTGGTCCGAAGCCATGTATATTCGCTGCAAAAGGAACAGCTGTCCGATAAAGGCAAAGAGCTGCTGAAACTTACGGAAACCAAACTCGATGATCTAGCCGGACTGATCGATAATTTGCTTTCCTATAATTTGCTGACAAGCGGAAAATACACGCTTCATCCTGAACGAAGCGACGTACTGCGGATCGTACGGGAAAGCGCGGCGGCCTGGTACCCGCTTTGGGAGAAAGAGGGGTTTGAGGTCGATATCGAACTGCCGGAAGAAGCGGTGTTCTGGATGCTGGATACCAAGTGGTTCCGCAGAATTCTCGATAATATATTTCAAAACGCGGTCCGACATGCGCACAGTGGACAATATATCGGCATCCATACCCAAGTGGATGAAAACGGCCGAACCGCGCTAGTCATTTCGGATAAAGGCCAAGGGATCAAAGCGGCCTCGTCGGCCAAAGGAGCAGGCATTGGCCTTGCCATCGTCGGTTTCTTGGCAAGAGAGATGGGCCTTGGCATCGAAATGAACAGCTCCGCGGACGGTACGAATATTTTTATTTATCCGGCGATCGTCGGCGAATCGGGACTAAAACTGAATGGATAG